Sequence from the Candidatus Methylomirabilota bacterium genome:
TCCAGCATGGGCTTCGCTGTGCCGGCCATCGTTGGCGCAGGATTAGCCGAACCGGGCCGGCGCCCCGTGGCACTGGTGGGCGATGGTGCCTTCCTCATGACCGGCCTGGACCTAGTCACATGCGTGCGCCTGGGGCTGCACGCCGTTGTCATCCTTTTCAACAATCAAAGTCATGGGATGCTAGCCGCGATGGATGGGCCGGCGCGCTCGTACGACCTGCCGACCCCCGACTACGTACGGCTTGCCGAGAGTTTGGGAGCCCGCGCCTACCGCGTTCGCACGGCCGAAGAGCTCGAGCGGACGCTGATGGAGGCGCTGGAGGATGTCGTAGCCACCATCCTGATCGATGCGATCATTCCCCCAGGTGTCTACTCGGCTCCGATGCAGCGCCTTGGCGCCGCCGTTCGTCGCCTGCGGGGCAGATAATTCCAGGGGAACCAACACGAGGAAGGTATCTATGAAAAGTACGTCAACGTAAAGGAGAAGCGATGCTGGTAAAGCGCTATATGCAAACTAAGGTAGTCATGGTCGGTCCAGAGGAACGGGCCAACGCGGCCCTGTACATGATGAAGAAGAAGGGTATTCGACATCTCCTCGTGATCGATGACGGCAAACTGCGGGGGATCGTCACCGATCGGGACTTTCGGCTTGTGAGGCCCTCCCCTGCCACGAGCCTGTCTATCTACGAGGTTCACTACCTCCTGGATAAATTGACAGTGAAGGAGATCATGACCAAGAAGGTGATCGCTGTCGCGCCGGAGACCCCGATTGCCGAGGCGGCGCGCCTGCTCCTCAACAGGAGGATCGGGGCGCTACCGGTTGTGAAGGATGAGAAGGTAGTTGGTATCATCACCGAGACGGACATGATCCGGGCCTTGATTGATCTGGAAGAGGCTTC
This genomic interval carries:
- a CDS encoding CBS domain-containing protein, yielding MLVKRYMQTKVVMVGPEERANAALYMMKKKGIRHLLVIDDGKLRGIVTDRDFRLVRPSPATSLSIYEVHYLLDKLTVKEIMTKKVIAVAPETPIAEAARLLLNRRIGALPVVKDEKVVGIITETDMIRALIDLEEAS